A portion of the Lampris incognitus isolate fLamInc1 chromosome 9, fLamInc1.hap2, whole genome shotgun sequence genome contains these proteins:
- the atp6v1c1a gene encoding V-type proton ATPase subunit C 1-A, producing MTEFWLISAPGEKTCQQTWDKMMMATTRTNNLSTNHKFNIPDLKVGTLDVLVGLSDELAKLDSFVESVVKKVAQYMADVLEDSRDKVQENLLANGVDLVTYITRFQWDMAKYPIKQSLKNISEIISKQVTQIDNDLKARASAYNNLKGNLQNLERKNAGSLLTRSLADIVKKEDFVLDSEYLITLLVVVPKTAYGDWQKTYETLAEMVVPRSTNLLFEDNDSGLFSVTLFRKAIDDFRHKARENKFTVRDFQYNEEEMKADKEEMTRLSTDKKKQFGPLVRWLKVNFSEAFIAWIHIKALRVFVESVLRYGLPVNFQAMLLQPNKKTMKKLREVLNELYKHLDSSAAAIIDSAMDIPGLNLSQQEYYPYVYYKIDCNLLDFKV from the exons ATGACAGAGTTCTGGTTAATCTCGGCACCCGGGGAGAAAACTTGCCAGCAGACATGGGACAAAATGATGATGGCCACGACACGTACCAACAACCTATCCACCAACCACAAGTTCAACATCCCAGACCTGAAG GTGGGTACACTAGATGTCTTGGTTGGGCTGTCAGATGAGCTGGCCAAACTAGATTCCTTTGTTGAGAG TGTGGTGAAGAAGGTGGCTCAGTACATGGCGGATGTGCTGGAAGACAGCCGAGACAAAGTACAGGAGAACCTGCTGGCCAATGGAG TTGATCTTGTCACCTACATCACAAGGTTTCAGTGGGACATGGCAAAATACCCTATAAAACAATCCCTTAAAAACATCTCTGAAATCATCTCCAAG CAAGTAACGCAAATTGACAATGACCTGAAGGCCAGGGCATCAGCCTATAACAACCTGAAGGGCAACCTGCAGAACCTGGAAAGGAAGAACGC GGGGAGCCTGCTGACTAGGAGCCTTGCAGACATTGTCAAGAAGGAAGACTTTGTTCTTGACTCGGAGTACCTCATCACTCTGCTGGTAGTTGTGCCAAA GACAGCATATGGTGACTGGCAAAAAACATATGAAACCCTCGCTGAGATGGTGGTGCCTCGATCTACAAA TCTTCTGTTTGAGGACAATGATAGTGGGCTGTTCAGTGTGACTCTCTTCAGGAAAGCCATCGATGACTTCAGACACAAGGCCCGAGAGAACAA GTTCACAGTGAGGGACTTCCAGTACAATGAAGAGGAGATGAAGGCAGACAAGGAGGAGATGACACGTCTCTCCACAGATAAGAAAAAGCAGTTT GGCCCACTTGTCCGATGGCTGAAAGTGAACTTCAGTGAAGCCTTCATCGCATGGATCCACATCAAAGCACTAAGGGTTTTTGTGGAGTCTGTTTTAAG GTATGGTTTGCCAGTGAATTTCCAGGCCATGCTCCTACAGCCCAACAAGAAGACAATGAAGAAGCTGAGGGAAGTGTTAAATGAGCTTTACAAACATCTGGACAGCAGTGCGGCTGCCATCATTGAT TCGGCAATGGACATTCCAGGCTTAAACCTGAGCCAGCAAGAGTATTATCCTTACGTCTACTACAAAATTGATTGCAACCTGTTGGACTTCAAAGTTTAA